Sequence from the Brevundimonas sp. SGAir0440 genome:
GCTGAAGGAGGCCCTGTCCTCCGACCGCGCCCGCATCCAGATGGGCCGTATCTCGCCCTTCGGCCTGATGGAGATCAGCCGCCAGCGTCGTCGTCTGGGCGTGATCGAGGGTGCGACCGAAGCCTGCCCGCACTGCCAGGGCACGGGCCGCATTCGCTCGGCCGAATCCGCGGCTCTGATGACCTTGCGCGCGGTCGACATCGAGGCCGGCAAGAACGGCGCGGGCGTCGTGGTGCTGAAGGTCTGCACCGCCGTCGGCCTGTACATCCTGAACCACAAGCGCGCCTATCTGCAGGCGCTGCTGGAACGTCGCGGCCTGAACGTCATCGTCCAGATCGACGACAGCCTGGGTCAGGGCGAACACAATATCGAGCGCACCGAGACCAACGAGGACTTCGTCGCGCCCGAGATCGAGATGCCCAACCTCGACGACGACTTCGACGCCTCGCTCTACGAAGACGAGGATGAGGACGACGACGAGGAGATCATCGCCGACGACGATGACGACACGGTCGAATCCCTGGATCGCGAAGACAGCGACGACGACGAACCGCGCGAACGCTCGGAGCGTCACGACGGTGGTCGCGATCGCGGTCGTGGACGCAACCGTCGCCGTCGCGGCGGTCGTCGCGACGAGGAAACCTCCGACGTCGAGGCCGTCGATACGGTCAGCGCGGACGACGCTTCGGACGATGAGGATGACGAAAACGGCCGCCGCCGTCGCCGTGGCCGCCGTGGCGGTCGCCGCGTGCGCGAGGATGGCGAGCGCGACGTCTACACCTGGGTTCGCGGCCGCACGCCGTCGCTGGACGACCCCTATGTCTGGTTCGATCCGCTGAACCCCGGTCGTTCGGAAGGTCGCCCGGAACGCGGCGAGCGCCATGAGCGGTCTGAACGCCCCGCCTTCGCTCAGTCCGAGGGCGAAGGCCTGGATGTCGTCGCCAATAGCGGCGCCGGCGAAGGCTCAGGCGAGGAAGGCGGCCGTTCGCGCCGTCGTCGCCGTCGTGGTCGCGGCCGTGGCGACGGTTCCGTCAGCCACGAGATCAAGGTCGAGAACCGCGCCACCAACGAAGGCATGCCGCCCGACGGCTCGCCCGAAACGCCCATGGCCGTCATGGTCGAGCCGACCGGGGCCGTCGAGACGGCCACCCCGGCCATCGCGCCTGAGCCTCAGCGTCGTCGCGTGCGCCGCAAGTCGGCCAGCGCCAATGTCGAGATCGCGACCGAACCGCATCCCGACACCGCCATCGAGCCGAACGAGGCGACCGTCGAAGGCGCGCCGGTCGAACTGGACGTGACCCCGCACGAGGCGCTGGCCGCCGAACCGGCCGAGGTCGCCCCGGTCGCCGCCCCGACGGCGGTTCCGGTGACCGAGGCCGTTCTGGCCGAGCGCTTCGTCGCCCCCACGCCGGAAATCGACGTTCAGGCCATCATCGCCGAAGACCCGAACCAGATCGTCGCACCGCCCGAAAAGCCCAAGCGCGGGTGGTGGCGCCGCTGATCGGTCACGATTAGACTGTCTGGATACAGGCGGGGGCCGGTCGTTGTTGGAGTAGAGCCATGAGGTGGCTTCCCCGATCTGCATCCCGCGTTCTGGCGGCGGCGGCGACGGCCTTGATGGCTGTTTCCGTCGCCGGCCAGGCCTCCGCACAAAGCCTGATCCGCGACACCGAGGTCGAGGGCATCGTGCGCGAATGGGCCGACCCGGTCTTCGTGGCCATGGGGCTGAACCCGAACGACATCGAAGTTCTGCTGGTCAACGACAACGACCTGAACGCCTTTGCGACACGCGGGCGGATCATGGGCGTCAACACCGGCCTGATCCTGCGCACCAAGACCCCCGGCGAACTGCTGGGCGTGATGGCGCACGAGGCGGGCCACATCAAGAACCGCCACACCCTGCGCGACGGGGCCGAGAACGCCGGCAAACAGCCAATGTTCATGACCATGGCGCTGGGCGCCTTGGCGATCGCCGCCGGCGCGCCGGACGCAGGCGTGGCCCTGCTGGGCTCCAGCCAGTATTTCGGCGCTCTGGGCGCGCTGCATTACATGCAGAGCCAGGAAGGCGAGGCCGATATCTCGGGGGCGCGGGCGCTGGAGGCGGCCGGCGAATCCGGCGCGGGGCTGGTGTCCTTCTTCGAGAACTTCCGCTCACAGGAGGTCTTCTCCGACGCCCGCCGCTATCCCTATTTCCGCAGCCACCCCCTGTCGTCGAACCGGATCGAGAGCCTGCGCCGCTATGTGCAGGAACAGCCGCACTACGACCATCGCGACAGCCCCGAGCGTATGGCGCAGCACGCCCTGATCCTGGCCAAGATCCACGCCTTCATGGCTCCGCCGAACGCCACCCTGCGCGACTATCCGTCGACGGATGCGTCCCTGCCCGGTCGCTATGCGCGGGCCATCGCCTGGTATCGCGACGGCCAGACGGACAAGGCGCTGACGGCGGTGGACGCACTGATCGCCGGCGACGTGAACAACCCCTATTTCCAGGAACTGAAGGGCCAGATCCTGTTCGAGGAAGGCCGCCCGGCCGAGGCCGTCGCCGCCCACCGCGAGGCGGTCCGCCTGAAGCCCGACGCCCCCCTCCTGCGCGTCAACCTGGCCCACGCCCTGATCGAAACCAATGACAAGGCCAAGCTGGACGAGGCCATCGACCAGCTGAAACACGCCGTCGTCGCCGAGAAGGACAACACCATGGCCTGGCGACTGCTGGCCCAGGCCTACGCCTCACAGGGCAAGGAGGGCCAGGCGCGCCTGGCCTCGGCGGAATACTATTTCGCCGGCGGAGACGAGAAACAGGCCACCCAGTTCGCCCTGCGCGCCCGCTCCATGCTGGATCCCGGCTCGATCGAATGGCGCCGCGCTGTCGATATCGTCCTGGCCTCGGGCGCCACGCCCGACGATCTCAACGACCTGGACCGCCGCGACGCCGCGCGCCGGCCCGCCACCCTCAACTGATCCCTTACCGCCGACTGCGAGCCTGAATGACCGACGACGCCCCCACGCCTGCGCCCGAACCCAAGACCGCCAAGCCGGGATGGCTCAGCGGCGGCCGCGCCGGCTATCTGGCCTTGGGCCTGTCGGTCATCGCGCTGGGCTTTTCAGCCGCGCCCTATCTGACCGGCGGATCGAACGTGCGTGCGTATCTGCTGGAGCATCCCGAGGTCTTGCAGGAGGCGCAGATGGCGCTTCAGACCAAGGACGCCGAGGCCGCCGTCGAGGAGACGAACCTGGCCGCCGCGGCCAACGCCGGCCTCCTGGCGCCCGACGCCCGCGATCCGGCCTTCGGTCCAGCGAACGCCAAGGTCACGGTGATCGAATTCTTCGACTTCCGCTGCCCCGGCTGCAAGGCCGTGGCCCACGACTATCGCGCCCTGATGGCCGCCCATCCGGAGGTCCGCTTCGTCTTTAAGGACTGGCCCATTCTGGACCGCGGCGACGACATCACCTCGCAATACGCCGCCCGCGCCGCCCTGGCCGCGCACCAGCAGGGCAAGTATCTGGAGGTCTATGACGCGCTGATGACCGAGCGGGCGCTGTCGATAGAAGCGATCGACGCCATCCTGGCGGCGCATGGCGTGGACATGGCCCGCGCCAAGGCCGCGATCGCCGCGCCCGACACCACGCGCCACATCGCCGACATCCACACCACGGCCGCCGCCCTGCGTCTGCGCGGCACGCCGACCTTCTTCGTCAACGGCAAGGCCAGCCCCGGCATCGACCCGGCCGAAATCGGCAAACTGATCGAAGCGGCGAAGCGCTGACCAACCTACGGCCGAGGCTTCAGGCCTCGGCCAGACTCATCTGTCCGCCGATCCATTCGACGCCGGCGTGGCGCAGGGCGTCATTGGCCGCGGCTTCGTCGTCCAGCGCCTGTTCGGTGCGGTAGAGGACGTAGTAGCTGTAGGGATCGTTCGGCCAATCCTTCAGCAGTTCGCCGATCTTGGCCTTGGCCCCCGCCGCATCGCCGGACGCCAGCAAGGCGGCGGCCAGGCTACGACGTGTCGGATACCAGATCATCGGCGGATCGCCGCCCTCGGGCGCCATGGCCTGGATCGCCGCCGCCCGGCCATAGGCGGCGATGGCGGCGAGATAGTCCCGATCGATCATGGCCGCGCGGCCTTCCAGCACCTTCTGGAACAGTTCGGCGAAACCGGTCTGACGTTCCGCCATAGGACCCTTGAACGCCTTGTCCGCCAGCAGGGCGGCGATGGCCTGGGCCTCGACCCGAACCGCCGCCGCATCGCCGCGCCGCGCCGCCGCCTCACCCCGCGCATAGCGCCAACCGACCCGCATCAGCGGACGGCCTGCGTCCGGTTCGGCCAGCGCCGCGACCTGGGCGTCCGATCCGAACCGGCCGTAGAGCGCATAAGCGTCCGCCGCCATCACCTGACGATAGACGACATAGCCGTCCTCGCCCGCCTCGGGCGGTCCCGCCAGCTGCGGATAGGTCGCCATATACCAGTCGGCCAGCTCCAGCCCCCACTCGGCCCCGCCCGCCATAAGGGCGCCGCCCATGCCGAAATGGATGTTGTGGGCGTGCAGCCTCATGCCGCGAATGCCGCCCGGGGGTGCGACCAGCCGATCGTAATTCTTGTCCAGCGCCACGGCGTTGACGTTGGACATCATCGCGTCCTTGTACCGCCCGACCCGATAGAAGGTGTGCGACGGCATGTGCACCAGATGGCTGGCGCCCGGCGCCAACAGGGCCAGCCGCTCGCCATAGGCCAGCGCCCTGTGTGGATCGTCCGACCATTCGGTCAGGTGGATATACAGGTGAATGGCGCCCGGATCGTTCGGCTTGACCGTCAGGGCGTGCTCCAGGATCGCCATGGCGCGTGTGACGGCCGGATCGGTCGCCTTGCCGTCCTTGTCCCACCATTCGCCCTCGGGCTGGAGCATCCAGGCGTCGGCGGTGATCGAGGCGACCGACACGTCGTCGGCGTGACGCTTTGCGATCCGGCCCATGGCGCGGGCGAAGCGTAGCGCGCGGGTCTTCTCCTTGCCGGAATAGCGCTGGATCAGGGCGTCGATCATCTGGCGCTGCATCGGCGTGGCGTCGCGGGCCAGACGCCGCGCGTCACGCGCGACGCGGAGGCCTGTGGCGATCGATTCGGGATCGCCGCCGCCGCCATTCAGGTTCGGCCCGATCGCCCAGGCCTCGCCCCAGGCGCACATGCCGCACGACGGGTCCAACTGCCTCGCCTTCCTGAACGCCCGCACCGATTCCGAATGCTCGAACGCCCAGCGCAGTCGAACCCCGTGGTCGAACCAGGCCTGGGCCTCGGGGTTCTTCGTATCGACCGCGAAACCCTCGTCGCCGAAGCCCGGAGCCATGACCATGTCGCGTGTCGGCTGGACATCGCCGACGGCCTCGACCCGGCCGCAGACCTGCGGATTGGTGATCAGTGCCAAGGTCGCCGCCGTCGCTGTGGCGTCGGCGACCGCCACGGGCGCAATCAGACAGGCGACTGAAACCGTCGCGACCCACAGACTCTTGCGCATCTTCGCCTACCCATCTGGCGATCAGTGTGCGCCCAAATCGTCGGCTCGCCAATCACCCCGTCAGGGCATGGTGACGGGCAAGGTGTCTTTCGCCCGCCCGTCGCCGGCCGGCGCCGCGATCCCGAGCATCCGCGCCAGGAAGGGCTGCACATCGACACTGTCCAGATCGGTCAGCCGACGCCCGGCGACCACGCCCGGCCCATGGGCGATGAAGATCGCCGCCATCTCCGGCGCCTGATTGTCATACCCGTGGGCGCCCCCCGCCCGCGTCACCGGCCGATCCCGCGTCGCCGTCAGCCAGCCGGTTTCGACCAGACAGACGATCTGCGCCACGCGTGGATTGGAGCCATAGACCAGCCGCGCCGGCACATCGGCCTTGTTCCAGCATTCCATATGCGGATGGCGTCCGACCAGCTTCTGCTGCACCTCGGCCTCGCGGCCCGGCGCCGGATCGGCGGTCAGGACCGCTCCGCCATAGCCGATCTTCAGCGCCGCCGGATCGATGATGTCGTCGATCCACACGACCCGGTCCGGCGAGGTCGCGGCCATGCCGTGATCCGACATCACGACCAGCATCGTGCGATCATAAAGCCCTTTCGCCTTCAGCCCCTCGATCAACCGTCCGATCGAGGCGTCGACCGATGCGGCGGCGGCGCGCGTTTCGGGCGCATCGGGGCCGTTGCGGTGACCGGCGGTGTCGACGATGTCGAAATAGAGCGTCTCCAGCTTCGGTCGCTGATCCATCGGCAGGTCCAGCCAAGACAGCAGATGATCCACGCGCGCATCGCCCGGCATTCCCTGGTCGAACGGCGCCCACTGGCTGGGCCTTACGCCGTGGATCTCGACCTCCGATCCCGGCCAGAACATGGTACCGGTGCGCACGCCCGCCTTTTCGGCCGTGACCCAGATCGGCTCGCCCTGATCCCAGAAGCCGCTTTCCTTGCTGGCCATGGTGAAGGCGCCCAGTTGCGCGTCGGTGAACCGGTTGCCGACGACGCCGTGGTGGTCCGGGTGCAGCCCCGTCACCAGCGTATAGTGATTGGGGAAGGTCACGCTGGGGAACGACGGCCGCATCGGTCCGAACGCGCCGCCGGCGACCAGTCCGTCCAGCACTGGCGTCTGCCCCTTGCCCAGATAGTCCGGCGAGAAGCCGTCGATCGACACCAGGATGACCAGATCGGGACGGGTCGTCTGCGCGGCCTGCTCGACAACCGACGATGTATGGGCGGGCTGAGGGGCGCAGGACGCGACGGCGAAGGCGGCGGCCACGGCCAGGCTGGCGGCGACGAAACGAGACATGAACTTACTCCAAGGCGACACTGAACCATTGCCTAAACTTAATGGACGACAGCTACGCGACGGCTTGTGCGACCGGCGTTCACTCGCCAAGCTTGGCGTATGGAAACCGTCATCGATATTCGCGGCCTGACCAAGACCTACGGGACGGTAAAGGCCTTGGACGGCCTGACCTTGTCGATCCCGCGCGGCGGGGTCTACGGCATTCTGGGTCCCAATGGGGCGGGCAAATCGACGCTGTTTCGCACCCTGCTGGGTCTGATTCGGCCGACCGAGGGCGAGGCGACGGTGATGGGCGGTCGGATCGGCGATCCGGCCTCGATGCGGCGCATGGGGTCGATGATCGAGACGCCGCGCTTTCCGCCCTTTATGACCGCCCGCCAGGTGCTGGAATGGCTGGCCCGCGCCCATGGCGGCGTGTCCTCGGCCGAGATCGACAATTGGCTGCAACGCGTCGGTCTGACTGAGGCGGCCAACCGCCGCGTGAAGGGCTTTTCGGTCGGCATGTTGCAACGCCTGGGCGTCGCCGCCGCCCTGATGACCAAGCCGGACCTCGTCATTCTGGATGAACCGACCAGCGGCATGGATCCGCCCGGCATCCAGGAGATGCGCGCCCTGATCCGCAGCCTGGCCGACCACGACGGCGTCACCGTCATATTGGCCAGCCACCAGCTTCAGGAGGTCCAGCGCGTCTGCGACCGCGTCGCCATCTTCAACAAGGGTAAGGTCATCACCGAGGGCCGGGTCTCCGACCTGACCGCCTCGGGCGAGCGTCTGCGCCTGTCCGTCACGCCTCTGGCCAAGGCCCTGTCGCTGCTGGGCGAGCGCGCGACGCTTGAGGGCGATGCGATCGTGGCCGCCGTGCCGCGCGCCGAGGCCGCCGCCGCCATCAAGGCCCTGGTCGAGGGCGGCGTCGATATCGAAGAGGCGCGCTGGATCGGCGCGGACCTGGAAGACGTCTTCATGAGCGAAACCGGCTGGACCGGCGTGCAGGAGCAAAACCGTGCTGGCTGACGCGATCCGTTCCGAAACCTACCGCCTGTCCAAGAACCGCACCGCCCTGTTCTGGAGCGTGCTGTTCATCCCGATCATGGGCGTGATCCTGGCCACCCTGGGCTTCGTGGTCGCCAAGGCCAATGAGGCCAAACTGGCGGGCAAGCTGCCGCCGGACATGATGAAGGGCGGCCCGCTCGATCTGGGGATGACCCTGGTCAAGAGCGCGGGCGATTTCGCCAATCCGGCCATCCTGATGTTCGTGCTGATCGGCGCGGCGACCATCTACGCCGGCGACTATCGCTGGGAGACTTGGCGGCTGATCAGCGCGCGCAACACTCGGCCGAACCTGCTGACCGGCAAGGTCGCGGTCGTTGGTCTGGTGATTGTGCTGGCGACTTTCGCCGCCCTGATCTCCGACGTGATCGCCAGTGTGATCCAGGCGGCGGTGTTCGGCCGTCCCCTCGCCTTCTCGATGACTGGCGCCGCAGCGGCGGACTTCGGCCTTTTGACCCTGACCTCCTGGGCGCGCCTTCTGCAGTTCACCATGCTCGGCCTTCTGGCGGCCGTGGTGACGCGCTCGTTGCTGGCGGCCCTGTTCGCGCCGCTGGTGATCGGCGTGGCCCAGTTCTTCCTGCCCCAACTGCTGCTGCCGATGGGCGTGACGCCGGACGGCTGGCTTCTGCCGCTGCTGTCACCCGGCATGGCCACCGACCTGCTGAAGGCCGCCATCGCGGGCGGCGCCTCGACGGCGCAACTGCCCGACCACGCCCTGCTGAAAGGCGTCCTCAGCCTGGCCCTGTGGATCGGCGTCACCTTCGGCGCCGCCGTCGCCTGGTTCAACCGCCAGGACCTGTCGAAGGAATAGGCGGCGACGGACTGCGCGCGCCTTCCGCAACCAGCCAGTCGCGGAAGGCGTCCACCGCCGCGTCCTTGCGACCTTGCGGCCGCAGAAAGACGAACCGGGACGGTCGCTCGACGAAACCGAACGGCGCGGCCAACCGGCCGGCCATGACATCCGGCGCCACAAAGGCCCAAGGCGCGATGGCGACGCCCAGTCCAGCGATCGCCGCCTCCACCAGCGAATGATTGTGCGCGAACTCCCGCTCCATCGTCGCTGCCGGCAGGGTCACGCCGGCCAGTTCGGCCCAGACCGACCACGCCCGACGGAAGGTCGCCGAATGCAGCCGCGGCGCGCCAGCTAAGGCGTCTATCGTCGGCAGCTGGGCCATCATGGATGGCGATCCGACAGGCCCCTGATGTTGGCTCAGAAAGGGCGTCGCTTCGGTTCTCACATGAACCTGATCCGGCTCCACGATGCGGATGGCGCCGTCGAAACGGTCGCGCCGATAGTCGACCGGCACATAGGATTCCGACAGCTTCACGCGCACCTCAGGATGGGCCTCCAGGAAGGACGGTAGACGTGGGATCAGCCATTTCAGGGCGAAGGTGCCCAGACAGGAGATCTCGATCTCCCGCACCGCGCCCTGCCGCGCCCCATCGACCGCGCCCATGATCGCGCCGAACGCCGGCGTCAGGCCCTCGGCCAGCTTGGCGCCAGTCTGGGTCAGCGTCAGCGCATGGCGTGGCCCGGCCACCAGAGCCACGCCCAGTGAGGCCTGCAGCGCCGCGATCTGACGGCTCACCGCGCCGTGGGTGACACACAACTCGGCCGCTGCACGGGTCATGCTGCCGTGCCGAGCGAACACCTCGAAGGTTCGCAGCGCATTCAGTGGCGGCGGGGCCCGACCCGACATGTGACCTCCCCTCACAGAGCTTCACCCGCTTAATCGATTTCGCTGTCGTCGCCTATCGGCTTCAAGCTTGGCGATGCCGCTTCCGAACCCACCGCCCAAGCCGCCCCACCGCTCGCCTCAGGATCAGATCGCCTATGGCCTGTGCATTCTGCTCATATGGAGCATGGCGATCGCCGCGTTTTGGGACGGCTAAAGCCGCTTTTCCATGAAGACGTCGGCGCGCGCATAGGGCGTGGGCCGTGGCGGCAGGTGAACGAAGCCGGTGCTTTCATACAGGGCGATCGCGGGCTTCAGGGCGCTGTTCGTTTCCAGATAGAGACGGTCAGAGCCCGCTTGTCGCGCCGCCGCTTCGCAGGCCTCGAGCAGGCGTCGCGCCAGCCCCAGGCCGCGCGCGGCGGGCGTGACGGTCATCTTGCAGACCTCCACCCCGTCATCGGTCTGGACCATGGCGCAGCAGCCCACGGCCTCTCCATCCCTCTGCGCGATGAAGATGCGCCCGCCCTTGTCCAGGAACACGCCCTGCGGATCGTCGATCGCCAGCCGATCCTTCGCTTCGATGGCGAAGCCGCCCTCGATCAGCCAGGCGGTGTTCAACTGCGCCCAGGCGGCGGCGTGATCGGGACGGAAATCGACGATGGCGGCGGTCATTCACCCCTCATGTCCGGTTTGCACGCAAAGCAAAAGGGCGGTCGGATCGCTCCGACCGCCCTTCCGGCGTTTGGTCAAACGACCAAATCTTAGTCTTCGTCGTTGCCTTCGAAGGCCAGGACCGGACCGGAGTCCTTGCCCTTGGCTTCGACGTCGCGGTCGACGAACTCAATGACGGCCATCGGGGCGTTGTCGCCGTGGCGGAAGCCGGCCTTCATGATGCGGATATAGCCGCCGTTACGCTCGCTGTAGCGCGGGCCCAGCGTTTCGAACAGCTTGCCGACTTGCGGCACGTCGCGAACCTGACTGATGGCCTGACGACGCGCGTGCAGGTCGCCCTTCTTGGCCAGGGTGACCAGCTTCTCGACGAAGGGACGCAGTTCCTTCGCCTTGGGCAGGGTCGTGGTGATCTGCTCGTGCTTGATCAGCGAGGCGGCCATGTTGGCGAACATGGCGGTGCGGTGGCTGGTCGTGCGACCGAGTTTACGATGGGCGGCGCCGTGGCGCATCTGGGTCTCTCCTACACCGGAACCGGTATCCCGACAGGGACCTGGAACCGTAATCTTCTAACCGCCCCGACATTCTCCCGAAGGAGACGGGCGGAGGGTTGAACTTAGATCTGGTCGTCGAACTTCTTGGCCAGATCTTCGATGTTTTCGGGCGGCCAGTTCGGCACGTCCATGCCGAGGCTGAGGCCCATCGTCGTGAGAACTTCCTTGATCTCGTTCAACGACTTGCGGCCGAAGTTCGGGGTGCGAAGCATTTCGCCCTCGGTCTTCTGGATCAGGTCGCCGATGTAGACGATGTTGT
This genomic interval carries:
- a CDS encoding ribonuclease E/G; this encodes MSKTMLIDAAHPEETRVAIVDGRKIEEFDFESRAKRQLRGNIYLAKVTRVEPSLQAAFIEYGGNRHGFLAFNEIHPDYYQIPVADREAIMAEAHDDEDEDDLDRESTGDDVDPESALADEERLKRRLMRRYKIQDVIKRRQILLVQVVKDERGAKGAALTTWLSLAGRYCVLMPNTGKGGGISRKITNTSDRRRLKSAVSALEVPKGMGLIIRTAGAKRTKAEIKRDYQYLLRLWETIRETTLASHAPSVIYEEENLVRRAVRDMFDKDFDGIQVEGVEGFKEARDFMRVLMPAQAKKVHLYRGSRPLFAANGIEELLTQIHQPVVPLKSGGYLVINQTEALVAIDVNSGRATKERNVEQTAFKTNMEAAEEAARQLRLRDLAGLVVIDFIDMDEGKNNRAVERVLKEALSSDRARIQMGRISPFGLMEISRQRRRLGVIEGATEACPHCQGTGRIRSAESAALMTLRAVDIEAGKNGAGVVVLKVCTAVGLYILNHKRAYLQALLERRGLNVIVQIDDSLGQGEHNIERTETNEDFVAPEIEMPNLDDDFDASLYEDEDEDDDEEIIADDDDDTVESLDREDSDDDEPRERSERHDGGRDRGRGRNRRRRGGRRDEETSDVEAVDTVSADDASDDEDDENGRRRRRGRRGGRRVREDGERDVYTWVRGRTPSLDDPYVWFDPLNPGRSEGRPERGERHERSERPAFAQSEGEGLDVVANSGAGEGSGEEGGRSRRRRRRGRGRGDGSVSHEIKVENRATNEGMPPDGSPETPMAVMVEPTGAVETATPAIAPEPQRRRVRRKSASANVEIATEPHPDTAIEPNEATVEGAPVELDVTPHEALAAEPAEVAPVAAPTAVPVTEAVLAERFVAPTPEIDVQAIIAEDPNQIVAPPEKPKRGWWRR
- a CDS encoding M48 family metalloprotease, whose amino-acid sequence is MRWLPRSASRVLAAAATALMAVSVAGQASAQSLIRDTEVEGIVREWADPVFVAMGLNPNDIEVLLVNDNDLNAFATRGRIMGVNTGLILRTKTPGELLGVMAHEAGHIKNRHTLRDGAENAGKQPMFMTMALGALAIAAGAPDAGVALLGSSQYFGALGALHYMQSQEGEADISGARALEAAGESGAGLVSFFENFRSQEVFSDARRYPYFRSHPLSSNRIESLRRYVQEQPHYDHRDSPERMAQHALILAKIHAFMAPPNATLRDYPSTDASLPGRYARAIAWYRDGQTDKALTAVDALIAGDVNNPYFQELKGQILFEEGRPAEAVAAHREAVRLKPDAPLLRVNLAHALIETNDKAKLDEAIDQLKHAVVAEKDNTMAWRLLAQAYASQGKEGQARLASAEYYFAGGDEKQATQFALRARSMLDPGSIEWRRAVDIVLASGATPDDLNDLDRRDAARRPATLN
- a CDS encoding thioredoxin domain-containing protein, whose product is MTDDAPTPAPEPKTAKPGWLSGGRAGYLALGLSVIALGFSAAPYLTGGSNVRAYLLEHPEVLQEAQMALQTKDAEAAVEETNLAAAANAGLLAPDARDPAFGPANAKVTVIEFFDFRCPGCKAVAHDYRALMAAHPEVRFVFKDWPILDRGDDITSQYAARAALAAHQQGKYLEVYDALMTERALSIEAIDAILAAHGVDMARAKAAIAAPDTTRHIADIHTTAAALRLRGTPTFFVNGKASPGIDPAEIGKLIEAAKR
- a CDS encoding ectonucleotide pyrophosphatase/phosphodiesterase, yielding MSRFVAASLAVAAAFAVASCAPQPAHTSSVVEQAAQTTRPDLVILVSIDGFSPDYLGKGQTPVLDGLVAGGAFGPMRPSFPSVTFPNHYTLVTGLHPDHHGVVGNRFTDAQLGAFTMASKESGFWDQGEPIWVTAEKAGVRTGTMFWPGSEVEIHGVRPSQWAPFDQGMPGDARVDHLLSWLDLPMDQRPKLETLYFDIVDTAGHRNGPDAPETRAAAASVDASIGRLIEGLKAKGLYDRTMLVVMSDHGMAATSPDRVVWIDDIIDPAALKIGYGGAVLTADPAPGREAEVQQKLVGRHPHMECWNKADVPARLVYGSNPRVAQIVCLVETGWLTATRDRPVTRAGGAHGYDNQAPEMAAIFIAHGPGVVAGRRLTDLDSVDVQPFLARMLGIAAPAGDGRAKDTLPVTMP
- a CDS encoding ABC transporter ATP-binding protein; this encodes METVIDIRGLTKTYGTVKALDGLTLSIPRGGVYGILGPNGAGKSTLFRTLLGLIRPTEGEATVMGGRIGDPASMRRMGSMIETPRFPPFMTARQVLEWLARAHGGVSSAEIDNWLQRVGLTEAANRRVKGFSVGMLQRLGVAAALMTKPDLVILDEPTSGMDPPGIQEMRALIRSLADHDGVTVILASHQLQEVQRVCDRVAIFNKGKVITEGRVSDLTASGERLRLSVTPLAKALSLLGERATLEGDAIVAAVPRAEAAAAIKALVEGGVDIEEARWIGADLEDVFMSETGWTGVQEQNRAG
- a CDS encoding ABC transporter permease subunit, translating into MLADAIRSETYRLSKNRTALFWSVLFIPIMGVILATLGFVVAKANEAKLAGKLPPDMMKGGPLDLGMTLVKSAGDFANPAILMFVLIGAATIYAGDYRWETWRLISARNTRPNLLTGKVAVVGLVIVLATFAALISDVIASVIQAAVFGRPLAFSMTGAAAADFGLLTLTSWARLLQFTMLGLLAAVVTRSLLAALFAPLVIGVAQFFLPQLLLPMGVTPDGWLLPLLSPGMATDLLKAAIAGGASTAQLPDHALLKGVLSLALWIGVTFGAAVAWFNRQDLSKE
- a CDS encoding LysR substrate-binding domain-containing protein produces the protein MSGRAPPPLNALRTFEVFARHGSMTRAAAELCVTHGAVSRQIAALQASLGVALVAGPRHALTLTQTGAKLAEGLTPAFGAIMGAVDGARQGAVREIEISCLGTFALKWLIPRLPSFLEAHPEVRVKLSESYVPVDYRRDRFDGAIRIVEPDQVHVRTEATPFLSQHQGPVGSPSMMAQLPTIDALAGAPRLHSATFRRAWSVWAELAGVTLPAATMEREFAHNHSLVEAAIAGLGVAIAPWAFVAPDVMAGRLAAPFGFVERPSRFVFLRPQGRKDAAVDAFRDWLVAEGARSPSPPIPSTGPGG
- a CDS encoding GNAT family N-acetyltransferase — its product is MTAAIVDFRPDHAAAWAQLNTAWLIEGGFAIEAKDRLAIDDPQGVFLDKGGRIFIAQRDGEAVGCCAMVQTDDGVEVCKMTVTPAARGLGLARRLLEACEAAARQAGSDRLYLETNSALKPAIALYESTGFVHLPPRPTPYARADVFMEKRL
- the rplQ gene encoding 50S ribosomal protein L17, which produces MRHGAAHRKLGRTTSHRTAMFANMAASLIKHEQITTTLPKAKELRPFVEKLVTLAKKGDLHARRQAISQVRDVPQVGKLFETLGPRYSERNGGYIRIMKAGFRHGDNAPMAVIEFVDRDVEAKGKDSGPVLAFEGNDED